The Oxyura jamaicensis isolate SHBP4307 breed ruddy duck chromosome 28, BPBGC_Ojam_1.0, whole genome shotgun sequence genome contains a region encoding:
- the EPS15L1 gene encoding epidermal growth factor receptor substrate 15-like 1 isoform X2, protein MAALIPLSQQFSTGNPLYETYYKQVDPAYTGRVGASEAALFLKKSGLSDIILGKIWDLADPEGKGYLDKQGFYVALRLVACAQNGHDVNLSNLNLTVPPPKFHDTSSPLLITPPSTETHWAVRVEEKAKFDGIFESLLPVNGLLSGDKVKPVLMNSKLPLDILGRVWDLSDIDKDGHLDKDEFAVAMHLVYRALEKEPVPSLLPPSLIPPSKRKKTPVFPGAVPVLPASPPPKDSLRSTPSHGSVNSLNSTGSLSPKHSIKQAQPSVNWVVPMSEKVRYDDIFLKTDTDMDGFVSGQEVKDIFMHSGLSQTLLAHIWALADTRQIGKLSKDQFALAMYLIQQKVSKGIDPPQVLSPDMIPPTERNTPIQDSSSSVGSGEFTGVKELDDISQEIAQLQREKYSLEQDIREKEESIRQKTNEVQELQNDLDRETSNLQELEAQKQDAQDRLDEMDQQKAKLKDMLNDVRQKCQEETQVISSLKMQIQSQESDLKSQEDDLNRAKAELNRLQQEETQLEQSIQAGKVQLETIIKSLKSTQEEINQARSKLSQLQESHQEVNKSIEEYNEALNGIHGGSLTNLADISEGLGQTERSNYGTMDDPFKNKALMFTNNTQELHTDPFQSEDPFKSDPFKGADPFKGSDPFQHDPFAEQPPAPADPFGGDPFKESDPFRSSAPEDFFKKQVKSDPFTSDPFTKPSTLPSKSDPFESSDPFTSSSVSSKGPDPFGTLDPFGSGAFSSGEGFADFSQMSKSVASDPFTSSFGGMGFSDDPFKSKSDTPALPPKKNVPPRPKPPSGKSTPVSHLGSSDFPKPHDPFQPFGADSSDPFQSKKGFGDPFSGKDPFAPSSSSKTSKDSSLGFADFSSFGNEEQQLAWAKRESEKAEQERLARLRRQEQEDLELAIALSKADMPNS, encoded by the exons GGTTTCTATGTCGCGTTGCGCCTTGTAGCATGTGCACAGAATGGCCATGATGTTAACCTGAGCAATCTGAACTTGACTGTGCCACCTCCTAAATTT cATGACACTAGCAGTCCCTTGCTGATCACACCACCTTCAACAGAGACTCACTGGGCTGTTAGG gtggaagaaaaagcaaagtttgATGGTATTTTTGAAAGCCTTTTGCCAGTAAATGGTTTACTTTCAGGAGACAAAGTAAAACCAGTACTGATGAATTCAAAGCTACCTCTTGATATCCTGGGAAGG GTCTGGGATCTCAGTGATATTGATAAAGATGGTCACCTGGACAAAGACGAATTTGCTGTG GCCATGCATTTGGTTTATAGAGCTCTTGAGAAAGAGCCAGTTCCTTCGCTGTTACCCCCTTCTCTCATACCACcttctaaaagaaagaagacGCCCGTCTTTCCTGGTGCAGTTCCTGTTCTCCCTGCAAGTCCTCCACCAAAAGATAGCCTGCGTTCCACTCCATCTCACGGTAGTGTAAACAGCCTGAACAGCACAGGGAGTTTGTCTCCTAAGCACAGCATCAAACAAGCACAG CCATCTGTGAATTGGGTAGTACCGATGTCTGAGAAAGTGCGATATGatgacattttcttaaaaacagacaCAGACATGGATGGTTTTGTGAGTGGCCAAGAAGTAAAGGACATCTTTATGCATTCAGGTCTATCTCAGACTCTCCTAGCACATATATG GGCTTTGGCAGATACAAGACAGATAGGAAAGCTAAGCAAAGATCAGTTTGCACTAGCAATGTATCTCATTCAACAGAAGGTCAGTAAAGGGATTGATCCTCCACAAGTGTTGTCCCCAGATATGATCCCTCCCACAGAGAGGAACACGCCTATACAG GATAGTTCAAGTTCTGTTGGATCAGGAGAATTTACAGGGGTGAAGGAACTGGATGATATTAGTCAAGAAATTGCACAGCTGCAGAG AGAGAAATATTCTCTAGAGCAGGACAttagggaaaaggaagaatcaATCAGACAGAAAACCAATGAAGTTCAG GAACTGCAAAACGATTTAGATAGGGAGACAAGTAACTTGCAAGAGCTGGAGGCTCAAAAACAAGATGCCCAAGACCGCCTGGATGAAATGGACCAGCAGAAAGCCAAACTGAAAGATATGCTGAATGATGTAAGGCAGAAATGCCAGGAAGAAACACAGGTG atttcatcactgaaaatgCAGATTCAATCTCAGGAATCAGACTTAAAATCACAGGAAGATGATCTTAATAgagcaaaagcagagctgaatCGCCTCCAGCAAGAAGAGACTCAACTAGAGCAGAGTATCCAGGCTGGAAAAGTGCAGCTTGAAACAATAATCAAATCTTTAAAATCaacacaggaagaaataaaCCAG GCAAGAAGTAAACTTTCTCAGCTTCAAGAAAGTCATCAAGAAGTCAATAAGAGTATAGAAGAATATAATGAAGCTCTCAATGGGATTCATGGTGGTAGCCTGACAAATTTAGCAGACATAAGCGAAGGCCTTGGGCAGACAGAAAGAAGCAATTATGGAACTATG GATGACCCATTTAAGAATAAAGCCTTGATGTTTACAAATAACACACAAGAATTGCATACAGACCCATTCCAGTCAGAAGATCCTTTCAAATCTGATCCATTTAAGGGAGCAGACCCTTTCAAAGGCA GTGACCCATTCCAGCATGATCCCTTTGCAGAACAaccacctgctccagcag ATCCATTTGGAGGCGATCCATTTAAGGAAAGTGACCCATTTCGCAGTTCTGCCCCTGAGGACTTCTTCAAGAAACAGGTGAAGAGCGACCCATTTACATCAGATCCATTCACAAAACCCTCCACTTTACCCTCGAAG TCTGACCCTTTTGAAAGCAGTGATCCTTTTACATCTTCCAGTGTCTCTTCAAAAGGTCCAG ATCCATTTGGAACATTGGATCCATTTGGAAGTGGCGCTTTCAGTAGTGGGGAGGGATTTGCAGACTTCAGTCAGATGTCAAAG TCAGTAGCTTCAGACCCGTTCACCTCCTCTTTTGGAGGGATGGGATTCTCAGATGACcctttcaaaagcaaatcagaCACACCAGCATTACCACCGAAGAAAAATGTCCCTCCACGGCCCAAGCCACCCAGTG GTAAAAGTACTCCTGTAAGCCACCTTGGGTCTTCAGATTTTCCCAAGCCCCATGATCCATTCCAGCCATTTGGGGCTGACAGCAGTGACCCGTTTCAGAGTAAAAAGGGGTTTGGGGACCCATTTAGTGGAAAAGATCCATTTGCTCCCTCCTCTTCAAGTAAAACTTCTAAAGACTCTTCCTTGGGGTTTGCAGACTTCAGCTCT TTTGGAAATGAAGAACAGCAGCTGGCTTGGGCAAAGCGTGAGAGtgaaaaagcagagcaagaaaGACTAGCTCGATTGCGGAGACAAGAACAAGAAGACCTTGAGTTGGCTATTGCGCTCAGTAAGGCTGATATGCCAAACTCCTAG
- the EPS15L1 gene encoding epidermal growth factor receptor substrate 15-like 1 isoform X3: MAALIPLSQQFSTGNPLYETYYKQVDPAYTGRVGASEAALFLKKSGLSDIILGKIWDLADPEGKGYLDKQHDTSSPLLITPPSTETHWAVRVEEKAKFDGIFESLLPVNGLLSGDKVKPVLMNSKLPLDILGRVWDLSDIDKDGHLDKDEFAVAMHLVYRALEKEPVPSLLPPSLIPPSKRKKTPVFPGAVPVLPASPPPKDSLRSTPSHGSVNSLNSTGSLSPKHSIKQAQPSVNWVVPMSEKVRYDDIFLKTDTDMDGFVSGQEVKDIFMHSGLSQTLLAHIWALADTRQIGKLSKDQFALAMYLIQQKVSKGIDPPQVLSPDMIPPTERNTPIQTLSGYLTPVGTEISALTEMRRDSSSSVGSGEFTGVKELDDISQEIAQLQREKYSLEQDIREKEESIRQKTNEVQELQNDLDRETSNLQELEAQKQDAQDRLDEMDQQKAKLKDMLNDVRQKCQEETQVISSLKMQIQSQESDLKSQEDDLNRAKAELNRLQQEETQLEQSIQAGKVQLETIIKSLKSTQEEINQARSKLSQLQESHQEVNKSIEEYNEALNGIHGGSLTNLADISEGLGQTERSNYGTMDDPFKNKALMFTNNTQELHTDPFQSEDPFKSDPFKGADPFKGSDPFQHDPFAEQPPAPADPFGGDPFKESDPFRSSAPEDFFKKQVKSDPFTSDPFTKPSTLPSKSDPFESSDPFTSSSVSSKGPDPFGTLDPFGSGAFSSGEGFADFSQMSKSVASDPFTSSFGGMGFSDDPFKSKSDTPALPPKKNVPPRPKPPSGKSTPVSHLGSSDFPKPHDPFQPFGADSSDPFQSKKGFGDPFSGKDPFAPSSSSKTSKDSSLGFADFSSFGNEEQQLAWAKRESEKAEQERLARLRRQEQEDLELAIALSKADMPNS; this comes from the exons cATGACACTAGCAGTCCCTTGCTGATCACACCACCTTCAACAGAGACTCACTGGGCTGTTAGG gtggaagaaaaagcaaagtttgATGGTATTTTTGAAAGCCTTTTGCCAGTAAATGGTTTACTTTCAGGAGACAAAGTAAAACCAGTACTGATGAATTCAAAGCTACCTCTTGATATCCTGGGAAGG GTCTGGGATCTCAGTGATATTGATAAAGATGGTCACCTGGACAAAGACGAATTTGCTGTG GCCATGCATTTGGTTTATAGAGCTCTTGAGAAAGAGCCAGTTCCTTCGCTGTTACCCCCTTCTCTCATACCACcttctaaaagaaagaagacGCCCGTCTTTCCTGGTGCAGTTCCTGTTCTCCCTGCAAGTCCTCCACCAAAAGATAGCCTGCGTTCCACTCCATCTCACGGTAGTGTAAACAGCCTGAACAGCACAGGGAGTTTGTCTCCTAAGCACAGCATCAAACAAGCACAG CCATCTGTGAATTGGGTAGTACCGATGTCTGAGAAAGTGCGATATGatgacattttcttaaaaacagacaCAGACATGGATGGTTTTGTGAGTGGCCAAGAAGTAAAGGACATCTTTATGCATTCAGGTCTATCTCAGACTCTCCTAGCACATATATG GGCTTTGGCAGATACAAGACAGATAGGAAAGCTAAGCAAAGATCAGTTTGCACTAGCAATGTATCTCATTCAACAGAAGGTCAGTAAAGGGATTGATCCTCCACAAGTGTTGTCCCCAGATATGATCCCTCCCACAGAGAGGAACACGCCTATACAG ACTCTGTCAGGTTACTTGACCCCTGTAGGAACTGAGATCTCAGCACTAACAGAAATGCGCCGT GATAGTTCAAGTTCTGTTGGATCAGGAGAATTTACAGGGGTGAAGGAACTGGATGATATTAGTCAAGAAATTGCACAGCTGCAGAG AGAGAAATATTCTCTAGAGCAGGACAttagggaaaaggaagaatcaATCAGACAGAAAACCAATGAAGTTCAG GAACTGCAAAACGATTTAGATAGGGAGACAAGTAACTTGCAAGAGCTGGAGGCTCAAAAACAAGATGCCCAAGACCGCCTGGATGAAATGGACCAGCAGAAAGCCAAACTGAAAGATATGCTGAATGATGTAAGGCAGAAATGCCAGGAAGAAACACAGGTG atttcatcactgaaaatgCAGATTCAATCTCAGGAATCAGACTTAAAATCACAGGAAGATGATCTTAATAgagcaaaagcagagctgaatCGCCTCCAGCAAGAAGAGACTCAACTAGAGCAGAGTATCCAGGCTGGAAAAGTGCAGCTTGAAACAATAATCAAATCTTTAAAATCaacacaggaagaaataaaCCAG GCAAGAAGTAAACTTTCTCAGCTTCAAGAAAGTCATCAAGAAGTCAATAAGAGTATAGAAGAATATAATGAAGCTCTCAATGGGATTCATGGTGGTAGCCTGACAAATTTAGCAGACATAAGCGAAGGCCTTGGGCAGACAGAAAGAAGCAATTATGGAACTATG GATGACCCATTTAAGAATAAAGCCTTGATGTTTACAAATAACACACAAGAATTGCATACAGACCCATTCCAGTCAGAAGATCCTTTCAAATCTGATCCATTTAAGGGAGCAGACCCTTTCAAAGGCA GTGACCCATTCCAGCATGATCCCTTTGCAGAACAaccacctgctccagcag ATCCATTTGGAGGCGATCCATTTAAGGAAAGTGACCCATTTCGCAGTTCTGCCCCTGAGGACTTCTTCAAGAAACAGGTGAAGAGCGACCCATTTACATCAGATCCATTCACAAAACCCTCCACTTTACCCTCGAAG TCTGACCCTTTTGAAAGCAGTGATCCTTTTACATCTTCCAGTGTCTCTTCAAAAGGTCCAG ATCCATTTGGAACATTGGATCCATTTGGAAGTGGCGCTTTCAGTAGTGGGGAGGGATTTGCAGACTTCAGTCAGATGTCAAAG TCAGTAGCTTCAGACCCGTTCACCTCCTCTTTTGGAGGGATGGGATTCTCAGATGACcctttcaaaagcaaatcagaCACACCAGCATTACCACCGAAGAAAAATGTCCCTCCACGGCCCAAGCCACCCAGTG GTAAAAGTACTCCTGTAAGCCACCTTGGGTCTTCAGATTTTCCCAAGCCCCATGATCCATTCCAGCCATTTGGGGCTGACAGCAGTGACCCGTTTCAGAGTAAAAAGGGGTTTGGGGACCCATTTAGTGGAAAAGATCCATTTGCTCCCTCCTCTTCAAGTAAAACTTCTAAAGACTCTTCCTTGGGGTTTGCAGACTTCAGCTCT TTTGGAAATGAAGAACAGCAGCTGGCTTGGGCAAAGCGTGAGAGtgaaaaagcagagcaagaaaGACTAGCTCGATTGCGGAGACAAGAACAAGAAGACCTTGAGTTGGCTATTGCGCTCAGTAAGGCTGATATGCCAAACTCCTAG
- the EPS15L1 gene encoding epidermal growth factor receptor substrate 15-like 1 isoform X4, with translation MAALIPLSQQFSTGNPLYETYYKQVDPAYTGRVGASEAALFLKKSGLSDIILGKIWDLADPEGKGYLDKQGFYVALRLVACAQNGHDVNLSNLNLTVPPPKFHDTSSPLLITPPSTETHWAVRVEEKAKFDGIFESLLPVNGLLSGDKVKPVLMNSKLPLDILGRVWDLSDIDKDGHLDKDEFAVAMHLVYRALEKEPVPSLLPPSLIPPSKRKKTPVFPGAVPVLPASPPPKDSLRSTPSHGSVNSLNSTGSLSPKHSIKQAQPSVNWVVPMSEKVRYDDIFLKTDTDMDGFVSGQEVKDIFMHSGLSQTLLAHIWALADTRQIGKLSKDQFALAMYLIQQKVSKGIDPPQVLSPDMIPPTERNTPIQTLSGYLTPVGTEISALTEMRRDSSSSVGSGEFTGVKELDDISQEIAQLQREKYSLEQDIREKEESIRQKTNEVQELQNDLDRETSNLQELEAQKQDAQDRLDEMDQQKAKLKDMLNDVRQKCQEETQVISSLKMQIQSQESDLKSQEDDLNRAKAELNRLQQEETQLEQSIQAGKVQLETIIKSLKSTQEEINQARSKLSQLQESHQEVNKSIEEYNEALNGIHGGSLTNLADISEGLGQTERSNYGTMDDPFKNKALMFTNNTQELHTDPFQSEDPFKSDPFKGADPFKGSDPFQHDPFAEQPPAPADPFGGDPFKESDPFRSSAPEDFFKKQVKSDPFTSDPFTKPSTLPSKSDPFESSDPFTSSSVSSKGPDPFGTLDPFGSGAFSSGEGFADFSQMSKSVASDPFTSSFGGMGFSDDPFKSKSDTPALPPKKNVPPRPKPPSVWK, from the exons GGTTTCTATGTCGCGTTGCGCCTTGTAGCATGTGCACAGAATGGCCATGATGTTAACCTGAGCAATCTGAACTTGACTGTGCCACCTCCTAAATTT cATGACACTAGCAGTCCCTTGCTGATCACACCACCTTCAACAGAGACTCACTGGGCTGTTAGG gtggaagaaaaagcaaagtttgATGGTATTTTTGAAAGCCTTTTGCCAGTAAATGGTTTACTTTCAGGAGACAAAGTAAAACCAGTACTGATGAATTCAAAGCTACCTCTTGATATCCTGGGAAGG GTCTGGGATCTCAGTGATATTGATAAAGATGGTCACCTGGACAAAGACGAATTTGCTGTG GCCATGCATTTGGTTTATAGAGCTCTTGAGAAAGAGCCAGTTCCTTCGCTGTTACCCCCTTCTCTCATACCACcttctaaaagaaagaagacGCCCGTCTTTCCTGGTGCAGTTCCTGTTCTCCCTGCAAGTCCTCCACCAAAAGATAGCCTGCGTTCCACTCCATCTCACGGTAGTGTAAACAGCCTGAACAGCACAGGGAGTTTGTCTCCTAAGCACAGCATCAAACAAGCACAG CCATCTGTGAATTGGGTAGTACCGATGTCTGAGAAAGTGCGATATGatgacattttcttaaaaacagacaCAGACATGGATGGTTTTGTGAGTGGCCAAGAAGTAAAGGACATCTTTATGCATTCAGGTCTATCTCAGACTCTCCTAGCACATATATG GGCTTTGGCAGATACAAGACAGATAGGAAAGCTAAGCAAAGATCAGTTTGCACTAGCAATGTATCTCATTCAACAGAAGGTCAGTAAAGGGATTGATCCTCCACAAGTGTTGTCCCCAGATATGATCCCTCCCACAGAGAGGAACACGCCTATACAG ACTCTGTCAGGTTACTTGACCCCTGTAGGAACTGAGATCTCAGCACTAACAGAAATGCGCCGT GATAGTTCAAGTTCTGTTGGATCAGGAGAATTTACAGGGGTGAAGGAACTGGATGATATTAGTCAAGAAATTGCACAGCTGCAGAG AGAGAAATATTCTCTAGAGCAGGACAttagggaaaaggaagaatcaATCAGACAGAAAACCAATGAAGTTCAG GAACTGCAAAACGATTTAGATAGGGAGACAAGTAACTTGCAAGAGCTGGAGGCTCAAAAACAAGATGCCCAAGACCGCCTGGATGAAATGGACCAGCAGAAAGCCAAACTGAAAGATATGCTGAATGATGTAAGGCAGAAATGCCAGGAAGAAACACAGGTG atttcatcactgaaaatgCAGATTCAATCTCAGGAATCAGACTTAAAATCACAGGAAGATGATCTTAATAgagcaaaagcagagctgaatCGCCTCCAGCAAGAAGAGACTCAACTAGAGCAGAGTATCCAGGCTGGAAAAGTGCAGCTTGAAACAATAATCAAATCTTTAAAATCaacacaggaagaaataaaCCAG GCAAGAAGTAAACTTTCTCAGCTTCAAGAAAGTCATCAAGAAGTCAATAAGAGTATAGAAGAATATAATGAAGCTCTCAATGGGATTCATGGTGGTAGCCTGACAAATTTAGCAGACATAAGCGAAGGCCTTGGGCAGACAGAAAGAAGCAATTATGGAACTATG GATGACCCATTTAAGAATAAAGCCTTGATGTTTACAAATAACACACAAGAATTGCATACAGACCCATTCCAGTCAGAAGATCCTTTCAAATCTGATCCATTTAAGGGAGCAGACCCTTTCAAAGGCA GTGACCCATTCCAGCATGATCCCTTTGCAGAACAaccacctgctccagcag ATCCATTTGGAGGCGATCCATTTAAGGAAAGTGACCCATTTCGCAGTTCTGCCCCTGAGGACTTCTTCAAGAAACAGGTGAAGAGCGACCCATTTACATCAGATCCATTCACAAAACCCTCCACTTTACCCTCGAAG TCTGACCCTTTTGAAAGCAGTGATCCTTTTACATCTTCCAGTGTCTCTTCAAAAGGTCCAG ATCCATTTGGAACATTGGATCCATTTGGAAGTGGCGCTTTCAGTAGTGGGGAGGGATTTGCAGACTTCAGTCAGATGTCAAAG TCAGTAGCTTCAGACCCGTTCACCTCCTCTTTTGGAGGGATGGGATTCTCAGATGACcctttcaaaagcaaatcagaCACACCAGCATTACCACCGAAGAAAAATGTCCCTCCACGGCCCAAGCCACCCAGTG TTTGGAAATGA
- the EPS15L1 gene encoding epidermal growth factor receptor substrate 15-like 1 isoform X1 encodes MAALIPLSQQFSTGNPLYETYYKQVDPAYTGRVGASEAALFLKKSGLSDIILGKIWDLADPEGKGYLDKQGFYVALRLVACAQNGHDVNLSNLNLTVPPPKFHDTSSPLLITPPSTETHWAVRVEEKAKFDGIFESLLPVNGLLSGDKVKPVLMNSKLPLDILGRVWDLSDIDKDGHLDKDEFAVAMHLVYRALEKEPVPSLLPPSLIPPSKRKKTPVFPGAVPVLPASPPPKDSLRSTPSHGSVNSLNSTGSLSPKHSIKQAQPSVNWVVPMSEKVRYDDIFLKTDTDMDGFVSGQEVKDIFMHSGLSQTLLAHIWALADTRQIGKLSKDQFALAMYLIQQKVSKGIDPPQVLSPDMIPPTERNTPIQTLSGYLTPVGTEISALTEMRRDSSSSVGSGEFTGVKELDDISQEIAQLQREKYSLEQDIREKEESIRQKTNEVQELQNDLDRETSNLQELEAQKQDAQDRLDEMDQQKAKLKDMLNDVRQKCQEETQVISSLKMQIQSQESDLKSQEDDLNRAKAELNRLQQEETQLEQSIQAGKVQLETIIKSLKSTQEEINQARSKLSQLQESHQEVNKSIEEYNEALNGIHGGSLTNLADISEGLGQTERSNYGTMDDPFKNKALMFTNNTQELHTDPFQSEDPFKSDPFKGADPFKGSDPFQHDPFAEQPPAPADPFGGDPFKESDPFRSSAPEDFFKKQVKSDPFTSDPFTKPSTLPSKSDPFESSDPFTSSSVSSKGPDPFGTLDPFGSGAFSSGEGFADFSQMSKSVASDPFTSSFGGMGFSDDPFKSKSDTPALPPKKNVPPRPKPPSGKSTPVSHLGSSDFPKPHDPFQPFGADSSDPFQSKKGFGDPFSGKDPFAPSSSSKTSKDSSLGFADFSSFGNEEQQLAWAKRESEKAEQERLARLRRQEQEDLELAIALSKADMPNS; translated from the exons GGTTTCTATGTCGCGTTGCGCCTTGTAGCATGTGCACAGAATGGCCATGATGTTAACCTGAGCAATCTGAACTTGACTGTGCCACCTCCTAAATTT cATGACACTAGCAGTCCCTTGCTGATCACACCACCTTCAACAGAGACTCACTGGGCTGTTAGG gtggaagaaaaagcaaagtttgATGGTATTTTTGAAAGCCTTTTGCCAGTAAATGGTTTACTTTCAGGAGACAAAGTAAAACCAGTACTGATGAATTCAAAGCTACCTCTTGATATCCTGGGAAGG GTCTGGGATCTCAGTGATATTGATAAAGATGGTCACCTGGACAAAGACGAATTTGCTGTG GCCATGCATTTGGTTTATAGAGCTCTTGAGAAAGAGCCAGTTCCTTCGCTGTTACCCCCTTCTCTCATACCACcttctaaaagaaagaagacGCCCGTCTTTCCTGGTGCAGTTCCTGTTCTCCCTGCAAGTCCTCCACCAAAAGATAGCCTGCGTTCCACTCCATCTCACGGTAGTGTAAACAGCCTGAACAGCACAGGGAGTTTGTCTCCTAAGCACAGCATCAAACAAGCACAG CCATCTGTGAATTGGGTAGTACCGATGTCTGAGAAAGTGCGATATGatgacattttcttaaaaacagacaCAGACATGGATGGTTTTGTGAGTGGCCAAGAAGTAAAGGACATCTTTATGCATTCAGGTCTATCTCAGACTCTCCTAGCACATATATG GGCTTTGGCAGATACAAGACAGATAGGAAAGCTAAGCAAAGATCAGTTTGCACTAGCAATGTATCTCATTCAACAGAAGGTCAGTAAAGGGATTGATCCTCCACAAGTGTTGTCCCCAGATATGATCCCTCCCACAGAGAGGAACACGCCTATACAG ACTCTGTCAGGTTACTTGACCCCTGTAGGAACTGAGATCTCAGCACTAACAGAAATGCGCCGT GATAGTTCAAGTTCTGTTGGATCAGGAGAATTTACAGGGGTGAAGGAACTGGATGATATTAGTCAAGAAATTGCACAGCTGCAGAG AGAGAAATATTCTCTAGAGCAGGACAttagggaaaaggaagaatcaATCAGACAGAAAACCAATGAAGTTCAG GAACTGCAAAACGATTTAGATAGGGAGACAAGTAACTTGCAAGAGCTGGAGGCTCAAAAACAAGATGCCCAAGACCGCCTGGATGAAATGGACCAGCAGAAAGCCAAACTGAAAGATATGCTGAATGATGTAAGGCAGAAATGCCAGGAAGAAACACAGGTG atttcatcactgaaaatgCAGATTCAATCTCAGGAATCAGACTTAAAATCACAGGAAGATGATCTTAATAgagcaaaagcagagctgaatCGCCTCCAGCAAGAAGAGACTCAACTAGAGCAGAGTATCCAGGCTGGAAAAGTGCAGCTTGAAACAATAATCAAATCTTTAAAATCaacacaggaagaaataaaCCAG GCAAGAAGTAAACTTTCTCAGCTTCAAGAAAGTCATCAAGAAGTCAATAAGAGTATAGAAGAATATAATGAAGCTCTCAATGGGATTCATGGTGGTAGCCTGACAAATTTAGCAGACATAAGCGAAGGCCTTGGGCAGACAGAAAGAAGCAATTATGGAACTATG GATGACCCATTTAAGAATAAAGCCTTGATGTTTACAAATAACACACAAGAATTGCATACAGACCCATTCCAGTCAGAAGATCCTTTCAAATCTGATCCATTTAAGGGAGCAGACCCTTTCAAAGGCA GTGACCCATTCCAGCATGATCCCTTTGCAGAACAaccacctgctccagcag ATCCATTTGGAGGCGATCCATTTAAGGAAAGTGACCCATTTCGCAGTTCTGCCCCTGAGGACTTCTTCAAGAAACAGGTGAAGAGCGACCCATTTACATCAGATCCATTCACAAAACCCTCCACTTTACCCTCGAAG TCTGACCCTTTTGAAAGCAGTGATCCTTTTACATCTTCCAGTGTCTCTTCAAAAGGTCCAG ATCCATTTGGAACATTGGATCCATTTGGAAGTGGCGCTTTCAGTAGTGGGGAGGGATTTGCAGACTTCAGTCAGATGTCAAAG TCAGTAGCTTCAGACCCGTTCACCTCCTCTTTTGGAGGGATGGGATTCTCAGATGACcctttcaaaagcaaatcagaCACACCAGCATTACCACCGAAGAAAAATGTCCCTCCACGGCCCAAGCCACCCAGTG GTAAAAGTACTCCTGTAAGCCACCTTGGGTCTTCAGATTTTCCCAAGCCCCATGATCCATTCCAGCCATTTGGGGCTGACAGCAGTGACCCGTTTCAGAGTAAAAAGGGGTTTGGGGACCCATTTAGTGGAAAAGATCCATTTGCTCCCTCCTCTTCAAGTAAAACTTCTAAAGACTCTTCCTTGGGGTTTGCAGACTTCAGCTCT TTTGGAAATGAAGAACAGCAGCTGGCTTGGGCAAAGCGTGAGAGtgaaaaagcagagcaagaaaGACTAGCTCGATTGCGGAGACAAGAACAAGAAGACCTTGAGTTGGCTATTGCGCTCAGTAAGGCTGATATGCCAAACTCCTAG